One genomic window of Saprospiraceae bacterium includes the following:
- a CDS encoding integration host factor subunit beta, whose amino-acid sequence MRKADLVALISEKSGVPKVDVLVSLEMFFKEVKQSLAHGENVYIRGFGSFVVKKRAKKIGRHIKKNVAIEIPEHFIPSFKPAKIFVDHVKSGKEPEHTEEDDDEGDDL is encoded by the coding sequence ATGAGAAAAGCTGATCTGGTAGCATTGATTTCAGAAAAATCCGGGGTACCCAAGGTTGATGTCTTGGTGTCTTTGGAAATGTTTTTCAAGGAAGTCAAACAATCCTTAGCTCACGGTGAAAACGTATATATTAGGGGATTTGGATCTTTTGTAGTCAAGAAAAGGGCTAAAAAAATTGGTCGCCATATTAAGAAAAACGTAGCTATTGAGATTCCGGAGCACTTTATCCCGTCATTCAAACCGGCTAAAATCTTTGTGGATCATGTGAAATCGGGTAAAGAACCGGAGCATACCGAGGAGGATGATGACGAGGGAGACGATTTATAA
- a CDS encoding YicC family protein encodes MLLSMTGFGNAKGHFEGREIVIELRCINSKVSDFRLKLPNSYRQHELDIRKILNDKVIRGKLDLNISIDSNGMSEEFTLNKPLFMNFYNQIQQLSTSIDLSHSDILNAILKFPNVISAQETLISAQQYKYTVDLLLEAIEKLNDFRSIEGTMIGNDMALRTQFILDHLQKVEALDTDRLSILKEKLKKTIESNLDSEAIDRNRFEQEIIYYLERLDITEEKVRLKQHCVYFLEELNINGIIKSRKLNFISQEIGREINTLGSKAQYSPIQKLVVNMKDELEKIKEQMSNIL; translated from the coding sequence ATGTTATTATCGATGACCGGGTTCGGAAACGCAAAAGGACATTTTGAGGGTAGAGAAATCGTTATTGAACTCCGTTGTATCAACTCAAAAGTCAGTGACTTCCGCTTAAAATTACCCAATAGTTACCGCCAGCACGAACTCGATATCCGTAAAATTCTGAATGATAAAGTGATCCGGGGAAAATTAGATCTCAATATTTCCATCGATTCCAATGGTATGAGCGAAGAGTTTACGCTCAATAAACCATTGTTTATGAATTTTTACAATCAGATTCAACAACTTTCGACATCTATTGACCTGAGTCACTCCGATATCCTTAACGCCATTCTCAAGTTTCCAAATGTCATCTCGGCTCAGGAAACCTTGATTTCGGCCCAACAGTATAAATATACAGTTGACTTATTATTGGAGGCTATCGAAAAATTAAACGATTTCAGATCTATTGAAGGGACCATGATAGGCAATGATATGGCCCTTCGCACACAATTCATTCTAGACCATTTACAAAAAGTAGAAGCACTTGATACAGATCGCCTATCGATCTTGAAAGAAAAACTCAAAAAAACCATTGAATCCAATCTTGATTCTGAAGCTATCGACCGCAATCGTTTTGAACAGGAAATTATTTATTATCTCGAAAGACTTGATATCACCGAGGAAAAAGTTCGACTCAAACAACACTGCGTATACTTTTTGGAAGAATTAAATATTAATGGTATTATTAAATCCAGAAAACTCAATTTCATAAGTCAGGAGATCGGTCGCGAAATCAATACACTCGGATCCAAAGCTCAGTATTCACCTATTCAAAAATTGGTGGTCAATATGAAAGATGAGCTTGAAAAAATAAAGGAACAAATGTCGAATATTCTTTAA
- the gmk gene encoding guanylate kinase, whose translation MESGKIIILTAPSGSGKTTLARFLLQTFDQLLFSVSATTRPARAGETNGKDYYFMDKDQFLTNVSNHAFFEYQEVYTDLYYGTLKSEMSRIWSLSKIPLLDIDVKGAYNIESYNNYETLSIFVKASSIEVLKNRLVSRGTDSIESIEKRLQKANSELDYARHFDYVITNDKLELAQQLLKQIVSDFI comes from the coding sequence ATGGAAAGCGGTAAAATCATCATTCTCACGGCTCCATCCGGGTCCGGAAAAACAACCCTGGCCAGATTTCTGTTACAAACATTTGATCAGCTATTGTTTTCTGTATCCGCAACGACTCGCCCTGCCAGAGCCGGCGAAACTAATGGGAAAGATTATTACTTTATGGACAAGGATCAGTTCCTAACGAACGTTAGTAATCATGCATTTTTTGAATACCAGGAAGTATATACAGATCTTTATTACGGTACACTGAAGAGTGAAATGAGCAGAATCTGGAGTTTAAGTAAAATTCCATTACTCGATATTGATGTCAAAGGAGCCTATAATATCGAAAGTTATAACAACTATGAGACCCTCAGTATTTTCGTAAAAGCATCCAGTATTGAAGTTCTTAAAAATAGATTGGTTTCCAGAGGTACCGATTCTATAGAATCCATTGAAAAAAGATTACAAAAAGCTAATTCCGAGTTGGATTATGCCAGGCATTTCGATTATGTAATTACCAATGATAAATTAGAATTAGCGCAGCAGCTATTAAAACAAATTGTCTCAGATTTTATTTAG
- a CDS encoding class I SAM-dependent methyltransferase, with product MSIFFKKIQRNRSYYKNRIEEILKEFPIAHERVLDLGCGEMLLREFLIDQSCHYTGVDQLPFENKENFVCSDILDFELKQGQFDIIFLLGVIDHMPIREKEIVMERIQENFTKALVISQFNPSNFVFRFLFPDKKEVDLEQWFKEHHILKIALFKFPFFQRVFRLSPELSFTKFIATEYIYLIRKETK from the coding sequence ATGAGTATTTTTTTTAAAAAAATTCAAAGAAATAGATCGTATTATAAAAACAGGATTGAAGAGATACTGAAGGAATTTCCGATTGCTCATGAAAGGGTTTTGGATCTGGGTTGTGGCGAAATGTTGCTTCGCGAATTTTTAATAGATCAAAGTTGTCATTACACAGGTGTAGATCAGCTTCCTTTTGAAAACAAGGAAAATTTTGTTTGCAGTGACATCCTGGACTTTGAATTAAAACAGGGGCAATTCGATATTATATTTTTATTAGGAGTTATCGATCATATGCCAATCCGGGAGAAAGAAATAGTTATGGAACGCATACAAGAAAATTTTACAAAAGCGCTGGTGATCAGCCAGTTTAATCCCAGTAACTTTGTGTTTCGATTTTTATTTCCGGATAAAAAAGAAGTAGATTTGGAGCAGTGGTTCAAGGAACACCATATCCTAAAAATAGCCTTATTTAAATTTCCATTTTTTCAAAGAGTCTTCAGGCTCAGCCCAGAATTATCTTTTACGAAATTCATTGCAACGGAGTATATATATTTGATCAGGAAGGAGACTAAATAA
- a CDS encoding glycosyltransferase family 4 protein, producing the protein MRRCKIAIVANSCWNIYNFRMELILHLAEMGHYVFVYAPEDHYTSKLKFPEVIHFQKLQLLEAKGLNPFRDILCLIELYRIFKNLEPDIVLNYTIKPNIYGSLAAGWLGIKAVSNLTGLGFTAGKPNLLRNVILQCYKWALSKNTEIVFHNEEDLWWFRNRKLIGQNRGKVISGSGVNAEHFKCERQRKVSTPFVFIFVGRTRKEKGIIEFLSAAEILAQDHPEIQFWIVGAHDHNSMDINTHSILNGYKNKGAFYFFGFEQDVRKRLSEANVFVLPSYREGRSKAMLEAMAMELPVITTSVAGCKQTIVQDVHGFIVPPKDALALSIAMKRIMTLSDEELSAMGKRCRQCVLDEFESKHIFAAYDEIIENAMKKSN; encoded by the coding sequence ATGAGAAGATGTAAAATAGCTATCGTAGCGAACTCTTGCTGGAATATTTATAATTTCAGAATGGAATTGATCCTGCATCTAGCAGAAATGGGCCATTACGTGTTTGTTTACGCACCGGAAGATCATTATACTTCGAAATTGAAATTTCCTGAAGTGATTCATTTTCAGAAGTTACAGCTGTTAGAGGCGAAAGGACTAAATCCATTTCGTGATATTTTATGTTTAATCGAATTGTATAGAATTTTTAAAAATTTAGAACCGGATATCGTATTGAATTATACCATCAAACCTAATATTTATGGTAGTCTGGCTGCAGGATGGCTTGGTATTAAGGCCGTTTCAAATCTTACCGGTCTGGGATTTACAGCCGGCAAACCAAACTTGTTGCGCAATGTGATCTTGCAATGTTATAAATGGGCTTTAAGCAAGAACACAGAGATCGTGTTTCATAATGAAGAAGATTTATGGTGGTTTCGAAATCGAAAATTAATTGGGCAAAACCGGGGTAAGGTCATTTCTGGAAGTGGGGTAAATGCAGAACATTTTAAATGTGAAAGGCAGAGAAAAGTTTCAACTCCATTTGTTTTCATTTTTGTGGGAAGAACTCGAAAGGAAAAAGGGATCATAGAATTTTTATCTGCAGCGGAAATATTGGCACAGGATCATCCTGAAATTCAATTTTGGATTGTTGGTGCCCATGACCATAATTCAATGGATATCAATACGCATTCTATTTTAAATGGCTATAAAAATAAAGGGGCATTTTACTTTTTTGGATTTGAACAAGATGTACGAAAAAGATTGTCTGAGGCAAATGTATTTGTTTTACCATCATATCGGGAAGGTAGATCGAAAGCGATGTTGGAGGCTATGGCAATGGAATTACCTGTGATTACGACATCAGTGGCCGGATGCAAACAAACGATCGTACAGGATGTGCATGGATTTATTGTTCCACCCAAAGATGCATTAGCTTTGTCGATAGCTATGAAAAGGATCATGACTTTGTCCGATGAAGAATTGTCGGCTATGGGAAAGAGATGCCGACAATGTGTTTTGGATGAATTTGAATCGAAACACATTTTTGCAGCTTATGATGAAATCATCGAAAATGCGATGAAGAAATCTAATTAA
- a CDS encoding glycosyltransferase family 4 protein: MKKIVYLTYHYPPDLSAGSFRNHALSLALSDMVDGHAEIHLFCTQPNRYSNFKETALEFEQKDNLHIYRLHVSQHGNRFWGQIRSFYEFERQVKVLVKKINPDFIFASSSKLFTAYLAYKLSQRGQIKYYIDLRDLFAENLKEFIRIPLLNELLSFTVRHFFEKPCLMNASHININSGGFQSNIPKGFKGSTSFYPNGIDDAFLNWKKDSVNTEGKKLICYAGNIGEAQGLHHIVPALAKKLEGRFTFLLIGDGSAKNKLQTALDEFQVSNVEWHLPVNRDALLHYYLKSDYLFLHLNDFKSLEKVLPSKLFEYASGNLPILAGVKGYAKEFIEKEIKSNYFIFNPGDVDAVVNYLENDKYQLLSRPDFIEKYKRNHITLDMATSILQSMRN; encoded by the coding sequence TTGAAAAAAATTGTTTATTTAACCTATCACTATCCGCCGGATCTAAGCGCAGGTTCTTTCAGGAATCATGCACTTTCACTTGCATTGTCGGATATGGTTGATGGCCATGCTGAAATTCATTTGTTTTGTACACAACCAAACAGATATTCAAACTTCAAGGAAACAGCTTTGGAATTCGAGCAAAAGGACAATTTGCACATTTACAGGCTCCATGTATCTCAACACGGCAACCGCTTCTGGGGTCAGATTCGATCCTTTTACGAATTCGAGAGACAGGTAAAAGTGCTGGTAAAAAAAATCAATCCTGATTTCATTTTTGCTTCTTCATCAAAATTATTTACTGCATATCTGGCTTATAAACTTTCTCAAAGAGGACAAATAAAGTATTATATTGATTTAAGAGATTTATTTGCTGAGAACTTAAAAGAATTTATAAGGATACCATTATTAAATGAGTTGCTAAGCTTTACTGTACGCCATTTTTTTGAAAAACCCTGTTTGATGAATGCATCGCATATTAACATCAATTCTGGTGGTTTTCAAAGCAATATTCCCAAAGGATTTAAAGGTAGCACCAGTTTTTATCCAAATGGAATTGACGATGCATTTTTAAATTGGAAAAAAGATTCCGTAAATACGGAGGGAAAAAAACTGATTTGTTATGCAGGTAATATTGGAGAAGCACAGGGATTGCATCACATAGTGCCGGCACTTGCAAAAAAACTTGAGGGACGTTTCACGTTTTTATTGATTGGCGATGGTTCTGCTAAAAATAAATTACAAACAGCTTTAGACGAGTTTCAAGTGAGCAATGTAGAATGGCATCTCCCTGTCAATAGAGATGCATTACTTCATTATTATCTGAAATCAGATTATTTGTTTTTACACCTGAATGATTTTAAATCATTGGAAAAAGTACTGCCCTCTAAACTTTTTGAATATGCATCCGGTAATCTGCCGATTTTGGCAGGAGTAAAGGGATATGCGAAAGAATTTATTGAAAAAGAAATAAAAAGTAATTATTTTATTTTTAATCCCGGAGATGTGGATGCCGTTGTAAACTATCTGGAAAACGATAAATATCAATTGTTGTCGAGACCTGATTTTATAGAGAAGTATAAGCGCAACCATATCACTTTGGATATGGCTACATCAATACTTCAAAGTATGCGAAATTGA
- a CDS encoding alginate lyase family protein has product MQDLRLLLFIINDNKQHKNFTLSTFLLYFNTLRRLKWSQFLHLLWYRLIKKHFIKFKNYNKYDQFSLHPEFVSSLVYPMEAKYRENSGFIIFHRAQRFDGCPDWSFQGYGKLWNYHLQYLEVLMDDSLASDLRMQWLLNLSQQLIQGSLKQEPYPVSMRIIYSLQFLSKYPASDPIIKTAIQTQIAYLEDNLETHLSGNHLMENYLSLVFAHMALRHPTKLNYFVNNLIKELDSQILDDGAHYELCLSYHAAIFCRLSGIIQLLRNSEYDAQRLMILEGYAGKMYTWMNSITLGFNIFPLINDSVAWPLENWMAIRKLAMEMGLDHKNLHLSDSGYRWLHNEPYQLLMRTAPFLVQHQPGHQHADYLNICLYLGTEPILIDPGISTYEGNEERLKQRGTSNHNLIVENLEDNQSEIWSAFRMGRRAKVKCIESGPEKLYSKVRWYQGHVHHRRIEKVIDGLQIWDTFESTKLKDQKGIAIFHFDGAVGEIKVDSASIHLVEKAITFHFFGAESITKQTYLQNFGFNDSRKAERIMVYFCGQLQTKISRKP; this is encoded by the coding sequence ATGCAGGACTTACGACTGCTGCTATTCATCATTAATGATAATAAACAGCATAAAAATTTTACACTGAGCACATTTTTGCTATACTTCAATACGCTACGGCGCCTGAAATGGTCGCAATTCCTGCATTTATTGTGGTATCGCTTGATCAAAAAACATTTTATTAAATTCAAAAATTACAACAAATACGATCAATTTTCCCTTCATCCTGAGTTCGTTAGCAGTTTGGTGTATCCGATGGAGGCAAAATACCGGGAAAATAGCGGATTTATCATTTTTCATCGGGCACAGCGTTTTGATGGATGTCCCGATTGGAGTTTTCAGGGATATGGCAAATTGTGGAATTACCACTTACAGTATCTCGAGGTTTTGATGGATGATTCTCTTGCTTCGGACTTGCGTATGCAGTGGTTGTTGAATCTTTCTCAACAACTGATTCAAGGATCATTGAAACAGGAACCCTATCCCGTATCCATGAGAATCATTTACAGCTTGCAATTTTTGTCTAAATACCCTGCATCTGATCCCATCATCAAAACTGCTATACAAACTCAAATAGCCTACTTAGAGGATAATTTGGAAACACATCTGTCGGGAAATCATTTAATGGAAAACTACCTCTCGTTAGTTTTCGCCCACATGGCATTAAGGCATCCTACCAAACTAAATTATTTTGTAAATAATCTGATAAAAGAACTGGATTCACAAATTCTGGATGATGGTGCTCACTATGAGTTATGTCTGAGTTATCATGCGGCTATTTTCTGCCGCCTTTCCGGAATCATTCAACTGCTACGTAATTCTGAATATGATGCTCAGCGTCTGATGATATTGGAAGGTTATGCCGGTAAGATGTATACCTGGATGAATAGTATAACTCTAGGATTCAACATTTTTCCCCTGATCAATGATTCTGTTGCCTGGCCTCTTGAAAATTGGATGGCGATTCGCAAGCTCGCTATGGAGATGGGTTTGGATCATAAAAATCTCCACCTATCAGATAGTGGTTACAGATGGCTGCATAATGAGCCTTATCAATTGTTGATGCGCACTGCTCCTTTTTTGGTGCAGCATCAGCCTGGGCACCAACATGCAGATTATTTGAACATCTGTTTATACTTGGGTACAGAGCCCATACTGATTGATCCGGGTATTTCTACTTATGAGGGTAATGAAGAGCGCTTAAAGCAAAGAGGAACTTCAAATCACAATCTGATAGTTGAAAATTTGGAAGATAATCAATCGGAAATATGGTCAGCTTTTAGAATGGGGAGAAGGGCAAAGGTGAAATGCATCGAAAGCGGGCCTGAAAAATTATATTCAAAAGTCAGATGGTATCAGGGACATGTTCACCATCGAAGGATTGAAAAAGTAATTGATGGCTTGCAAATATGGGATACATTTGAAAGTACAAAGCTTAAAGATCAAAAAGGAATTGCGATCTTTCATTTTGATGGGGCAGTAGGCGAAATCAAGGTCGATAGTGCAAGTATTCATTTGGTAGAAAAAGCGATCACTTTCCATTTTTTTGGTGCAGAATCCATTACCAAACAAACGTATCTTCAAAATTTTGGTTTTAATGATTCGAGAAAGGCAGAACGCATAATGGTGTATTTTTGCGGACAGCTCCAAACCAAAATTAGCCGGAAGCCTTGA